A region of Pyxidicoccus parkwaysis DNA encodes the following proteins:
- a CDS encoding DUF2721 domain-containing protein codes for MTGGSEGLDLSSIRLIGTAVTPAVMVSACGIVATGLDNQIARMSARVRDMTREWRLLPEGHPRRGVLREEVAILDKRHAILARAIGFTYSALLSFVMTSLLYLTKFHVDIPEALPVASFSLGVVLLGGMAVLALASLRLGRHAIALERAELFDEPPPPPPR; via the coding sequence ATGACTGGCGGCTCTGAAGGCCTGGACCTCTCCTCCATCCGGCTCATCGGCACGGCGGTGACGCCGGCGGTGATGGTGTCGGCGTGCGGAATCGTGGCGACGGGGTTGGACAACCAGATTGCGCGCATGTCCGCGCGCGTGCGGGACATGACGCGCGAGTGGCGCCTGCTTCCGGAAGGACACCCGAGGCGCGGTGTGCTGCGCGAGGAGGTGGCCATCCTCGACAAGCGCCACGCCATCCTCGCGCGGGCCATCGGCTTCACCTATTCGGCGCTGCTGTCCTTCGTGATGACGTCGCTGCTGTACCTCACCAAGTTCCACGTGGACATTCCGGAGGCGCTGCCCGTCGCTTCCTTCTCGCTCGGCGTGGTGCTGCTGGGAGGCATGGCGGTGCTCGCGCTGGCGTCGCTGCGGCTGGGCCGGCACGCCATTGCCCTGGAGCGGGCGGAGTTGTTCGACGAGCCGCCTCCGCCGCCGCCCCGCTGA
- a CDS encoding VIT domain-containing protein, which translates to MKTEQAGLYTREGAQVPLQGVEVTGELLGGHARVRVRQRYRNDEKRPVEAVYTFPLPSDGTLSAFSMTCAGRRVEGVVKEREEAFRTYDDAITAGHGAALLDQERANVFTAQVGNLLPGEETVVEVEFLQSVTAEEGAVRWMLPTLVAPRYIPGAPSGDRTGHGAMDPTSRVPDADRITPPVGEVHYGLRMDLLVDLGREVVVESPSHAITVNRESGTRMRVGFSRGEVSLDRDLVLSLRSPDSSAVFTPLVTHRKDGADAGTFALTVIPDLLAMASAPPKQEVVFVVDVSGSMAGESLPQAQAALRLCLRHLREGDRFNVIAFESNFRSFKPQPVPFTQRTLEEADRWVAALQADGGTELLRPMQAAVQAAPDGVVVLLTDGQVGNEDEILRAVLAERKTARLYSFGIGTNVSDALLRDMAKQTGGAVEFIHPGERIDDKVVAQFSRALAPRVTELQVSFEGVEGAELAPSELPPMVDGVPWTLLGRYPTPGTGKVTLRGKSGREPFALTVRVDFPAVSDRPAVEKLWAAERIRGWEAAGLTGRRAESMKKRIVELAVAHQIVTRYTSFVVVEERTAERRASGQPETRVVPVNAPAGWDMFGTAKKEEAELDGGMQHVGSVRSRGGVMPPPAARPMPAAGMRPGGPGAASGGAFAPPPPAPMAPAPMASAPMPRPSLARAPASASAPMKDMARSAPAKKRKGGFLSGLFGRDEEAERGISQPALSGPEELAQDEAYSWGDDEAGDVTSAAPAESLYVAEEAPSLAHEGGAGAEALLGRQLANGLWAGTGTGPEPVRQARATALALLELLREGVTSSHPLHGAQVKKAVEALLSLAASITGEPQVAELALGVAWLVAAGPRTRGRIEQAAKPLAGLNGRMGNEVALRQHVDTLAAR; encoded by the coding sequence ATGAAGACGGAGCAGGCCGGGCTGTATACGCGCGAGGGCGCGCAGGTTCCCCTCCAGGGTGTCGAGGTGACGGGTGAGCTGCTGGGTGGACATGCGCGCGTGCGCGTGCGGCAGCGCTACCGCAATGACGAGAAGCGCCCGGTGGAGGCCGTCTACACCTTCCCGCTGCCCTCGGATGGCACCCTCTCCGCCTTCTCCATGACGTGCGCCGGCCGCCGCGTGGAGGGCGTGGTGAAGGAGCGCGAGGAGGCCTTCCGCACCTACGACGACGCCATCACCGCCGGCCATGGCGCAGCGCTCCTGGACCAGGAGCGCGCCAACGTCTTCACCGCGCAGGTGGGCAACCTCCTGCCGGGCGAGGAGACGGTGGTGGAGGTGGAGTTCCTCCAGTCCGTCACCGCCGAGGAGGGCGCCGTCCGGTGGATGCTGCCCACGCTGGTGGCCCCCCGCTACATCCCCGGCGCTCCGAGCGGAGACCGCACCGGCCACGGTGCCATGGACCCGACGAGCCGCGTCCCGGACGCGGACCGGATTACGCCGCCCGTGGGCGAGGTGCACTACGGCCTGCGCATGGACCTGCTGGTGGACCTGGGCCGCGAGGTGGTGGTGGAGAGCCCGTCGCACGCAATCACCGTCAACCGTGAGAGCGGCACGCGGATGCGCGTGGGCTTCTCCCGGGGCGAGGTGTCGCTCGACCGGGATCTGGTCCTCAGCCTGCGCAGCCCGGACAGCAGCGCGGTGTTCACCCCGCTCGTCACGCACCGCAAGGACGGGGCGGACGCGGGCACCTTCGCGCTCACGGTGATTCCGGACCTGCTGGCCATGGCGTCCGCGCCGCCGAAGCAGGAGGTCGTTTTCGTGGTGGACGTCTCCGGCTCCATGGCCGGTGAGTCACTGCCCCAGGCCCAGGCCGCACTGCGGCTGTGCCTGCGCCATTTGCGCGAGGGAGACCGCTTCAACGTCATCGCCTTCGAGAGCAACTTCCGCAGCTTCAAGCCGCAGCCGGTGCCCTTCACCCAGCGCACGCTGGAGGAGGCGGACCGGTGGGTGGCGGCGCTCCAGGCCGACGGCGGCACGGAGCTGCTCCGGCCCATGCAGGCCGCGGTGCAGGCCGCGCCGGACGGCGTGGTGGTGCTGCTGACGGACGGGCAGGTGGGCAACGAGGACGAAATCCTGCGGGCCGTGCTGGCCGAGCGGAAGACGGCGCGGCTGTACTCGTTCGGCATCGGCACCAACGTGAGCGACGCGCTGTTGCGCGACATGGCGAAGCAGACGGGCGGCGCGGTGGAGTTCATCCACCCGGGCGAGCGCATCGACGACAAGGTGGTGGCGCAGTTCTCCCGCGCGCTCGCGCCTCGCGTCACCGAGTTGCAGGTGAGCTTCGAGGGTGTGGAGGGCGCGGAGCTGGCCCCGTCCGAGCTGCCGCCCATGGTGGACGGCGTGCCCTGGACGCTCCTGGGCCGCTACCCCACGCCGGGCACGGGCAAGGTGACGCTGCGGGGGAAGTCGGGCCGTGAGCCCTTCGCGCTCACCGTGCGCGTGGACTTCCCGGCCGTGTCGGACCGGCCGGCGGTGGAGAAGTTGTGGGCGGCGGAGCGCATCCGTGGCTGGGAGGCGGCGGGACTCACGGGCCGTCGCGCCGAGTCCATGAAGAAGCGCATCGTGGAGCTGGCCGTCGCGCACCAGATTGTCACCCGCTACACGTCCTTCGTCGTGGTGGAGGAGCGCACGGCGGAGCGCCGCGCGTCGGGCCAGCCGGAGACGCGCGTCGTCCCGGTAAATGCGCCCGCGGGCTGGGACATGTTCGGCACGGCGAAGAAGGAGGAGGCCGAGCTCGACGGCGGCATGCAGCACGTGGGCTCCGTGCGCAGCCGGGGCGGAGTGATGCCGCCGCCGGCGGCCAGGCCCATGCCCGCCGCGGGCATGCGCCCTGGCGGGCCCGGTGCCGCGTCCGGTGGGGCCTTCGCGCCTCCGCCTCCGGCTCCCATGGCTCCTGCTCCCATGGCTTCGGCCCCGATGCCCCGTCCGAGTCTCGCGAGGGCACCGGCCTCCGCCTCGGCGCCCATGAAGGACATGGCCAGGAGCGCCCCCGCGAAGAAGCGGAAGGGCGGCTTCCTCTCCGGCCTCTTCGGCCGCGACGAGGAGGCGGAGCGGGGTATCAGCCAGCCGGCCCTGTCCGGGCCCGAGGAGCTGGCCCAGGACGAGGCGTACAGCTGGGGTGACGACGAGGCGGGGGACGTCACGAGCGCGGCGCCGGCCGAGTCCCTCTACGTCGCGGAAGAGGCCCCGTCCCTCGCGCACGAGGGCGGCGCGGGCGCGGAGGCACTGCTGGGACGGCAGCTCGCCAACGGCCTGTGGGCCGGCACCGGCACGGGCCCGGAGCCGGTGCGCCAGGCCCGCGCCACGGCGCTGGCGCTGCTGGAGTTGCTGCGCGAGGGCGTCACCAGCAGCCACCCGCTGCACGGCGCGCAGGTGAAGAAGGCGGTGGAGGCGCTGCTGTCGCTCGCGGCCAGCATCACCGGTGAGCCGCAGGTGGCGGAATTGGCGCTGGGCGTGGCGTGGCTGGTGGCGGCGGGCCCGCGCACCCGCGGCCGCATCGAGCAGGCCGCGAAGCCGCTTGCCGGCCTCAACGGCCGCATGGGCAACGAGGTCGCCTTGCGGCAACACGTGGACACGCTCGCCGCGCGCTGA
- a CDS encoding glycosyltransferase, which yields MLDIVDVGKRSLASYRGVAPDEQLDELVHLSEHLRGARCMHVNATSYGGGVSEILRSLVPLYNDLGITTDWKLIHGDEEFFQVTKRIHNGLQGAPGELTEKDKAVYLANAQRNASRLISDSEDYDFIFVHDPQPAVLAALSSLRESRWIWRCHIDTSHPNPSYWEFLAPFLTAYDAAVFTLDDFIPPELPIRDVHVYPPCIDPLSPKNHPLPEKLTKDLLEWIGIRTHRPLVTQVGRFDLWKDPLGVVRAYQRVRPHVPDLQLALVGSLALDDPEGWDVYKEVRSATAGDSLIHVLTNLVGVGNVEVNALQSISDVVIQKSIREGFGLTVSEAVWKGTPVIGGRVGGIPLQLPEGTGGVLVDTIEECAEHMLRLLRQPEEARLLGERGREHVRQNFLMPRLLRDHLLLLNELAAARPLAPRGIIPASSIPAGLQGV from the coding sequence ATGCTGGACATCGTGGATGTCGGCAAGCGGTCGCTCGCGAGCTACCGCGGCGTCGCCCCCGACGAGCAACTCGACGAATTGGTGCACCTCTCGGAGCACTTGCGCGGCGCGCGCTGCATGCACGTCAACGCCACGTCCTACGGCGGCGGCGTCTCCGAAATCCTGCGCTCGCTGGTGCCCCTCTACAACGACCTGGGCATCACCACCGACTGGAAGCTCATCCACGGCGACGAGGAGTTCTTCCAGGTCACCAAGCGCATCCACAACGGGCTCCAGGGCGCCCCCGGCGAGCTCACCGAGAAGGACAAGGCCGTCTACCTGGCCAACGCCCAGCGCAACGCCAGCCGCCTCATCAGCGACTCCGAGGACTACGACTTCATCTTCGTCCACGACCCGCAGCCCGCCGTGCTCGCCGCCCTGTCCTCGCTGCGCGAGTCGCGGTGGATATGGCGCTGCCACATCGACACGTCCCATCCCAACCCCAGCTACTGGGAGTTCCTCGCGCCCTTCCTGACCGCGTACGACGCCGCCGTCTTCACCCTCGACGACTTCATCCCGCCCGAGCTGCCCATCCGCGACGTCCACGTCTACCCGCCGTGCATCGACCCGCTCAGCCCGAAGAACCATCCGCTGCCGGAGAAGCTCACCAAGGACCTGCTGGAGTGGATTGGCATCCGCACGCACCGACCCCTCGTCACCCAGGTCGGCCGCTTCGACTTGTGGAAGGACCCGCTCGGCGTGGTGCGGGCATACCAGCGCGTGCGGCCCCACGTGCCGGACCTGCAGCTCGCGCTCGTCGGCTCGCTCGCGCTGGACGACCCCGAGGGCTGGGACGTGTACAAGGAGGTCCGCTCCGCCACCGCGGGCGACAGCCTCATCCACGTGCTCACCAACCTCGTCGGCGTGGGCAACGTCGAGGTCAACGCGCTCCAGTCGATTTCGGACGTCGTCATCCAGAAGTCGATACGCGAGGGCTTCGGCCTCACCGTCTCCGAGGCCGTGTGGAAGGGCACTCCCGTCATCGGCGGGCGCGTGGGCGGCATCCCGCTGCAGCTTCCCGAGGGCACCGGCGGCGTCCTCGTGGACACGATTGAGGAGTGCGCCGAGCACATGCTCCGCCTGCTCCGCCAACCGGAGGAGGCGCGGCTGCTCGGGGAGCGCGGGCGCGAGCACGTGCGGCAGAACTTCCTCATGCCCCGACTCCTGAGAGACCACCTGCTGCTGCTCAACGAGCTCGCCGCCGCGCGACCCCTGGCTCCGCGCGGAATCATTCCCGCCTCGTCCATCCCGGCGGGACTGCAGGGGGTGTGA
- a CDS encoding NfeD family protein, producing MRTRSPSRLHGAALLGVLAVALLAVGTGSARATSEPPGVTAAAQASDTRHAPAPSEPSATAPGAQPTVARCELDGVVDSGSGDYLKDCVARAEAEGHGALLVRLDTPGGSLEATRVIVRSFLASRVPVLVWVGPSGAHAGSAGVFITLASNLAAMAPGTNIGAAHPVVGIEGQDPEAAGGKQLARKVENDAVAFAESIARQRGRNVAWAASSVRASASIPAEKALELRVVEHVASSEAEFLAWADGRRVEVAGGDVVQLATAKARVVTLAPTLSQRTVHALAHPSVVYLLFLVAALGLVVELSHPGALVPGVVGGVAMVLALVASSALPVRTGALLLLLLGAALIIAELFVTSGLLGAAGVVLLAVGGLFLVNRFDPGWFVDRSFRLSWVWVVPTTAVIAGAAAYVAYRGAQTRRLPQQGGDAGLVGEKGTALDSVSPERGEVFVHGERWRATSPAPIRPGAPVVVRRVEGLTLFVDEVKT from the coding sequence ATGCGGACGCGCTCACCGTCGAGACTCCATGGAGCGGCGCTGCTGGGCGTGCTCGCCGTGGCACTGCTCGCCGTGGGAACCGGGAGCGCACGGGCCACTTCCGAGCCACCCGGCGTCACGGCCGCCGCACAGGCCAGTGACACGCGGCATGCACCTGCGCCTTCCGAGCCGTCCGCGACTGCTCCTGGTGCCCAGCCCACCGTGGCCCGCTGCGAGTTGGATGGCGTGGTGGACTCGGGCTCCGGCGACTACCTGAAGGACTGCGTGGCGCGCGCAGAGGCGGAAGGACATGGCGCGCTGCTGGTGCGCCTGGACACGCCGGGCGGCTCGCTGGAGGCCACGCGCGTCATCGTCCGCTCATTCCTCGCGTCGCGCGTGCCGGTGCTCGTCTGGGTGGGCCCGTCCGGCGCGCACGCGGGCAGCGCGGGCGTGTTCATCACCCTCGCTTCCAACCTCGCGGCCATGGCCCCGGGCACCAACATCGGCGCCGCGCACCCCGTCGTGGGAATCGAAGGACAGGACCCGGAGGCGGCCGGCGGCAAGCAGCTCGCGCGCAAGGTGGAGAATGACGCCGTCGCCTTCGCGGAGAGCATCGCCCGGCAGCGCGGCCGCAACGTCGCCTGGGCCGCCTCCTCCGTGCGCGCCAGCGCCAGCATTCCGGCGGAGAAGGCCCTCGAGCTGCGCGTGGTGGAGCACGTGGCCTCCTCCGAAGCGGAGTTCCTCGCGTGGGCCGACGGGCGGCGCGTGGAGGTGGCGGGCGGCGACGTCGTGCAGCTGGCCACGGCGAAGGCCCGGGTGGTGACGCTGGCGCCGACGCTGTCGCAGCGCACGGTGCATGCGCTCGCGCATCCGTCCGTCGTGTACCTGCTGTTCCTCGTGGCGGCGCTGGGGCTGGTTGTGGAGCTGTCCCATCCGGGCGCGCTCGTTCCGGGGGTCGTCGGCGGGGTGGCGATGGTGCTCGCGCTGGTGGCGTCCTCCGCGCTGCCGGTGCGCACCGGAGCACTGTTGCTGCTGCTGCTCGGCGCGGCGCTCATCATCGCGGAGCTGTTCGTCACCAGTGGCCTGTTGGGCGCGGCGGGTGTGGTGCTGCTCGCGGTGGGCGGCCTCTTCCTGGTGAATCGCTTCGACCCGGGCTGGTTCGTGGACCGCTCGTTCCGCCTGTCGTGGGTATGGGTGGTGCCGACCACCGCGGTGATTGCGGGGGCCGCGGCCTACGTGGCGTACCGGGGCGCGCAGACACGGCGGCTGCCACAGCAGGGCGGCGACGCGGGCCTCGTGGGTGAGAAGGGCACGGCGCTGGACTCCGTCAGCCCCGAGCGGGGCGAGGTGTTCGTCCACGGTGAGCGCTGGCGCGCGACATCCCCCGCGCCCATCCGCCCCGGCGCTCCCGTGGTGGTGCGGCGCGTGGAGGGGCTCACGTTGTTCGTCGACGAGGTGAAGACATGA
- a CDS encoding slipin family protein, which produces MTNLTGFISALVPAAILFLLFLSGVRIVNEYQNGVVFRLGRFVGLKRAGFRWLIPFVERMVIIDLRTVARDVPPQDVITRDNVSVKVSAVVYFRVIHADKAVLQVEDFLYATSQLAQTTLRAILGQVELDQLLTERDRVNREIQRVLDSHTDPWGIKVSNVEVKHIDLPAEMQRAIARQAEAERERRAKIIAAEGEHQAAEKLAMAAEVISRNPATLQLRYLQTLVEITTGGNHTILPIPLDLLRMVGMQRPTTADRAEHPGDGYGAEEEGPPVGGLT; this is translated from the coding sequence ATGACCAACCTGACCGGGTTCATCAGTGCGCTCGTCCCCGCCGCCATCCTGTTCCTGCTGTTCCTCTCCGGGGTGCGCATCGTCAACGAGTACCAGAACGGCGTGGTGTTCCGGCTCGGGCGCTTCGTGGGGCTCAAGCGCGCGGGCTTCCGCTGGCTCATCCCCTTCGTGGAGCGCATGGTCATCATCGACCTGCGCACGGTGGCGCGCGACGTGCCCCCGCAGGACGTCATCACCCGCGACAACGTCAGCGTGAAGGTGAGCGCCGTCGTCTACTTCCGCGTCATCCACGCAGACAAGGCCGTGCTCCAGGTGGAGGACTTCCTCTACGCCACGAGCCAGCTCGCGCAGACGACGCTGCGCGCGATTCTGGGCCAGGTGGAGCTGGACCAACTCCTCACCGAGCGGGACCGCGTCAACCGCGAGATTCAGCGCGTGCTCGACTCGCACACGGACCCATGGGGCATCAAGGTCTCCAACGTGGAGGTGAAGCACATCGACCTGCCGGCGGAGATGCAACGGGCCATTGCCAGACAGGCCGAGGCCGAGCGCGAGCGCCGCGCGAAAATCATCGCCGCCGAAGGCGAGCATCAGGCCGCGGAGAAGCTCGCCATGGCGGCCGAGGTCATCAGCCGCAACCCGGCCACGCTCCAGCTGCGCTACCTGCAGACGCTGGTGGAAATCACCACCGGCGGCAACCACACCATCCTCCCCATTCCCCTGGACCTGCTGCGCATGGTGGGCATGCAGCGGCCCACCACCGCGGACCGCGCCGAGCACCCGGGCGACGGGTACGGCGCGGAGGAGGAAGGGCCTCCCGTGGGCGGGCTGACCTGA
- a CDS encoding MerR family transcriptional regulator, translated as MSTPKTQTEWKLAELAEAAGVSPRTVRYYVQRGLLPAPPFKGPDTVYGEEHLLRLKAIRVLQARFLPLDAIQVELQRLSTEELRKLAGSDPTPTPPTYDAPTARVLVNVPPPQPMPGVVPRPTVMARYQRWELAPGLELHVSEGADAKVRALAEKVRALIEEFQEREQS; from the coding sequence GTGAGCACGCCTAAGACACAGACCGAATGGAAGCTGGCGGAGCTGGCCGAGGCGGCGGGCGTCTCGCCGCGCACGGTTCGCTACTACGTCCAGCGGGGGCTGCTACCCGCGCCGCCGTTCAAGGGGCCGGACACCGTGTACGGCGAGGAGCACCTGCTGCGGCTCAAGGCCATCCGCGTCCTCCAGGCGCGGTTCCTTCCCCTGGACGCCATCCAGGTGGAGCTGCAGCGCCTGTCCACGGAGGAGCTGCGGAAGCTCGCCGGGTCTGACCCCACCCCGACGCCGCCGACGTACGACGCACCGACGGCCCGCGTCCTTGTGAATGTGCCACCGCCACAGCCGATGCCGGGGGTGGTCCCGCGTCCGACGGTGATGGCACGCTACCAGCGTTGGGAGCTGGCCCCGGGGCTGGAGCTGCACGTGTCGGAGGGGGCCGACGCGAAGGTTCGGGCGCTTGCCGAGAAGGTGCGCGCCCTCATCGAGGAGTTCCAGGAAAGGGAGCAGTCATGA